In Molothrus aeneus isolate 106 chromosome 31, BPBGC_Maene_1.0, whole genome shotgun sequence, the genomic stretch cctccaaagcagctgggggagcagggctgagccccccagccctggccagcaccCCTGGGGGATGCACAGCgagctggggacagtggcatTGTCCCCAACAGCCTGACCTGGGCAGGACCTGACCCCGattctccttcccagcactcCCTGAGCTGGGTTAGTGcagtttggggtgttttgtttctctttgtcAATACCTTCCTCACTTTCCCCTGcctgcaggggtgcagggctgggctgggcactgctgtgggtTAAAGGTGCAGTTGGGGTGCCTTTGCTGCATCCCCTTGAAAAGGTGGCTGGGTCCCAGTTGGTCTCAGAAAAGGTGGCTGGGTCCCCTTGCTCTCAGAAAAGGTGGCTGAGTCCCTCTTCCTCTCAAACAAGCCTGGACCCACTCCTCTGACTCAGCTTTGCCTCCCAGATCCAAGCAGCCCCAGCATCTTCCACCCCCTCAAGCATCTGCTGGGCATTAAAGTTGTTTTGCTGGGTGTTGGCAGCTCAGGGTCAAGCTCAAggtccctcaggagctgctcagcctctccctcaccttcccagggctgagctgacaCACTGAGGCCTTCGGAGGGGCAGGAGGATTCACATGCTCCCTGCTGAGCTCCTCCCCACCTACATCAGTGTCCCCTCTTCTCCTCTGGGGTGCCAAAGTCACTGTCccccatccccccccccccccattttacAGCCTGGGGGGGATCAGGGTGCTGAGCCTGAGCTTGGGGAGCACAAGGTGAAGGTGATGGTGACAGCAGGGCCTGTGGGGGTGTCTTGGAGCCCCCCAgtgctctcccctgccctgagccttttcctcccctctccctggcacagggcactccATGGATGACGAGCGACCCCTCTTCAGCACCTTCAAGCCCCTCGGTGaggacagcacagccagagccaagGCAGCGCCCAGCAGcgcccccagccagccccagggggcttcagagcagcccccaggatggcccagcagacacagcagggtaggacacggggacagcagCCATGGCAAAgtaggacatggggacagcagccatggcagggtaggacacggggacagcagATATGGCAGGgtaggacatggggacagcagacacagcagggtaggacatggggacagcagccatggcagggtgggacatggggacagcagccatggcagggtaggacacagggacagcagatATGGCAGGgtaggacatggggacagcagacacagcagggtgggacacggggacagcagATATGGCAGggtgggacacggggacagcagccatggcagggtgggacacggggacagcagACACGGCAgggtgggacatggggacagcagccatggcagggtaggacacggggacagcagacacagcagggtgggacatggggacagcagacacagcagggtgggacacggggacagcagccatggcagggtgggacatggggacagcagacacagcagggtgggacacggggacaccagggtgggcacagcccagctcaccctcccagtgctcccacgCCCTCTGAGGCTGCACTGGCAGCTGAACGTCCTTGCTGTGTGTCCTCCCCTGAGCTCccggtgctgtccctgtcccctcaggtcCCCCCAGGTTTCCGGCCAGCCCCGgcagcccagtccctgcccGAGGATGAGGAGAGGGTGGCGCTGCGGGCCCGCACCAGGCTGTGGTTCGAGCAGACGCAGGCACAGAGGCTGGGGCCCGAGGGGGAGCTGCCCTCGTGGTTCCACGGCTTCATCAGCCGCAGGtgaggcagggagggcagggtggggagcagggggtgggTTCAGcccggtgtcccctccctgggctcccagccagggagctgcagccctgcatcGCAGGGAGGGGATGAGGTCGGACGGCTCGGTGTCATCCATtcctgcagggaggcagaggagctgctgcaggatcaGCCCCTGGGCTGCTTCCTGGTGCGCTTCAGCGAGAGCACCGTGGGCTTCGTGCTGTCCTACAGGTGAGCAAAGACATGGCCTGGCTGAGGAGGGGCGGCCAGCTCaggtccctcctggctgctgtgccatgccgtgccatgctgtgccatgccgtgccgtgccatgctgtgccatgccgtgccgtgccatgctgtgccatgctgtgccatgccgtgccatgccatgccgtgccatgccgtgccatgccatgctgtgcatactgtgccatgctgtgccatgccatgctgtgcATTccgtgctgtgccatgccatgaTGTGCTGTGtcgtgccatgctgtgctgtgcatgcTGTGCCATACCATACCacgccatgccatgccatgccctctctcctcccagcggctgtgccatgccatgctgtgctgtgccatgccatgccattctgtgccatgccatgccatgccatgccatgctctCTCCCCTCCTGGCAGCTGTACCCATGCTGTGCCATGTATACCATGCCATGCCATtctgtgccatgccatgcataccgtgccatgccatgccatgccatgccatgccatgccatctcCGGCCAGGGGCAGGGATCGCTGCCGGCACTTTGTCCTGGACCAGCAGCCGGACGGGCGCTATGTGATCCTGGGCGAGCGCAGCGCCCACGCCGagctggcccagctgctgcagcaccacagcacGGCCCCGGTGACCCCGTACCGAGAGTTCCTCACCgtggccctgccctgcacacGGGTGAGTGCCAGCCCCGGGGGCCCTGAGAGACCTGAGAGACCCTGAGAGTGCCTGAGAGCCCCTGAGAGATCCTGAGAGTGCCTGAGAGATCCTGGGAGCCCCAAGAGCGCCTGAGAGACCCTGAGAGTGCCTGAGAGACTCTGAGAGACCCTGGGAGCCCCAAGAGCCCCTGAGAGACCCTGAGAGACCCTGAGAGTGCCTGAGAGATCCTGGGAGCCCCAAGAGCCCCTGAGAGACCCTGAGAGTGCCTGAGAGATCCTGAGAGTGCCTGAGAGATCCTGAGAGTGCCTGAGAGACCCTGAGAACCCCAAGAGCCCCTGAGAGCCCTGAGGGTGCCTGAGAGACCCTGAGAGCCCCAAGAGCCCCTGAGAGCAACCGAGAGCTCCTGAAAACCCCCAAGAGCCCTGAGAGCCCCTGAGAGATCCTGAGAGCCCCCGAGAGTCCATGAGAGCCCCAAGAGCTCCTGCATATTGGAATATTGGAATATAGCTGGACAGGACgtgcctgagcttgtctggcccttgctgcagAACCAAACAGTGGCACtttggtgtttcaccccagagacacttttggctggctgggtgtgtggtgtttcaccccacagacacttttgcccgcctgggtgctgcagctgggcactggagacaagtccaggcctgcaggagctctggtggtgctgggatggagcttccccccataacaggggctgctcctcaggtttaTCTCTGCCAGAGAAGCTTTGAggcgatggtgaaggaaaggagtcggttctgatggaggctttggatccagagctttattctggccctcaggcctctgaatgcagcaccagctccaacagaactccctgagcccgtggctgctgctcctttgaaccccggggagaggggcagggaaggggcagggagccaccaagcagggacaggaggggagggacaaagggacaaaggacacctggatggcccaatgccccccaggGTTTGAGTCTGCCAATCACTCGAtgccttctggaatgccaggagtgacagacagtgctgggaggggaaaggagaggtgactgacacacctggcagggaattaTCAGGGGAGGGACCCAGGGTTCTGAGCTAAACCCTGAAATCACAACACAACACCTGCAGCCATCCGGAGGATTTTCCCAAGGGAAATCCAAGCATCACAAGAGCCGGGGTTGGAAGCCACCCTGGCGAGCAGGAGCACGGAGCCAGCAGCCGGCTGGGTGTGCCCTGAGCACACACCCATCCCGACGGCTCTCTGCTCTCCCCGCAGAAGGACGAGCCCCGAGGGCGGCCACAGCCCCCGGGTGGGGGCGATGCTGCTCATTCCCCAGCGAGCCAAGCAGCGGCCAAGCTCCCGGAGCCTCCCAGAGCTGCGGTAATGGGGCAGGGGGGATGCAGTGACACCCAATCCCagcctcacctgtgccagggggaTAAAAACAGGCAGGGGGGATGGAGGCACTGCGCAAGAACaggatgggagaggaggggagggatgcAGTGACAGCCACTCCCAGCCATACCTGTGCCAGGGGGATAAAAACAGGCAGGGGGATTGGAGGCACTGCCCAAGGACagggtgggaggggagggatgcAGTGACAGCCACTCCcaccctcacctgtgccagggaggaTGGAGGCACTGCCCAAGGGCAGCATGGGAGGGATGCAGTGACAGCCACTCCcaccctcacctgtgccagggggaTGGAGGCACTGCCCAAGGACAGGTTGGGGCAGGGGGATGCAGTGACAGCCACTCCcaccctcacctgtgccagggggaTGGAGGCACTGCCCAAGGGCAGCATGGGAGGGATGCAGTGACAGCCACTCCCACCCTCACCTTTCCCTGTCCCATCTCCCCCCAGGCTCCGCCGTCTCTCCCTGCCAAGAGCAGCTCCCGGGGCGCGGCTcgggggctgcagagcccctcCAGCAGCGCGGCAGCCCCCGAGGCTCCCTATGCCCAGGTGCACAAGGAACCCGcccgccccgagccccccgagGCCAAGTACCAGCAGCTCATGTGCTTCCACGTCTACGCTGATCCCCGTGAGGAGATCGACCCCAGCCCCACCAAACCCCAGGAGCCCATCCCAGGGGGACCCCCCACCCCAGGGGGACCCCCCACCCCTGAGGGGCCCATCCCCTTCTATGCCATGGCCCGCGGCTGGAGCCCCCGTGGCAGCCCCGAGGAGAACATCTACTCCGAGgtggccctggctgggcaggatgTGCCTGCCcggccccccagagccccccaaaacgCCTTCTCCACGCTGCCCCCCAAAGGCCGGCCCCACCGCCGGCTGTTCCGCAGCGTTTCCAGCCAGGactgcaggaggaggcagcactCGGCGGCTCCCAGCACGGACAGGGAGGACACAGGAGCTCCCAGCACGGGCACACAGGTGGGTGGGAGACCAGGGCAGGTGATGgctccagagctcagccccaaCACGAGTCCTGGAGTCTGAGGGATCAGGGTTTGCTCCacaccaggagcacagggaacctggaatggtttgggttggaaagaaacCCATCTTATTtcaccccctgccaggggcagggacaccttccatgatgctccaagtcctgtccaacctggcctggaacactcagggatggggcaaccacagcttttctgggcaacttgtgccagggcctcatcaccctcacagagaagaattcctccccaatatcccacctaaccctgccctctggcactgggaagccattcctttgcaatatcccatccatccctggcagtgggaataattccttcccaatatcccacctaactCTGGTagtgggaagaaattccttcccaatatcccatccatctcAAGCAGTGGGAGGccattccttcccaatatcccatccatccctgccctgtgtactggcaagaattccttcccaatatcccacctatccctgccctctggcactgggaagccattcctttgcaatatcccatccatccctggcagtgggaataattccttcccaatatcccacctaactCTGGTagtgggaagaaattccttcccaatatcccacctaaccctgccctgtgcactggcaagaattccttcccaatatcccacctaaccctgccctctgcactgagaattccttcccaatatcccccctatccctggcagcaggaaaccattcccccttgtcctgtcactccaggtcCTTACAAAAACTGGGTCCCTGTCCCAAagccatgggctgggagggtgAAAACCCAACCCTGtgctgtttctttcctggctctCAATTCCCTCTCTCTGGGAATCCCCCAGGTTGTcctgagccctgagctggagctggatgaCCCCGTGTACAGCAGGAGCACACCCAGGGACCTGCACCCCACGGCTGAGAATGTGTAcgagcagctgcctggggactGCCCCTAAACCACCTGGACAGCACCTGGCTCCCAGGCAGGAGGAACCTCAGCCTCCCCCTCACTGCAGGAAGCCCTTGGCCCTGGGAGGAGCTCCAAGGCTGCTGTTGGccccagctggcagtgccagcctgctcctccagcttccCAACCCTGCTGGACAGCACAGGGGGAGCCTTACCCTACCCATGAACACATTCCAGGAGACTTCTGGTAATAAAACGAGGGGAAAAGGCTGTTACAGGAAAAACAGGGATGAGTTTGGCACAGTTGGTGCAGGCAGTTGGGTATTAAATTGGCCAGAAACTGGGAAAAAGGCTACAGGTTACAGGAAAAACAGGGATGGGTTTGGCACACTTGGTGCATGCAGTGGGATATTAAATTGGTCAGAAATTGCAGTGATGCTACA encodes the following:
- the SH2D2A gene encoding SH2 domain-containing protein 2A, whose protein sequence is MDDERPLFSTFKPLGEDSTARAKAAPSSAPSQPQGASEQPPGWPSRHSRLPVLSLSPQVPPGFRPERVALRARTRLWFEQTQAQRLGPEGELPSWFHGFISRREAEELLQDQPLGCFLVRFSESTVGFVLSYRGRDRCRHFVLDQQPDGRYVILGERSAHAELAQLLQHHSTAPVTPYREFLTVALPCTRKDEPRGRPQPPGGGDAAHSPASQAAAKLPEPPRAAAPPSLPAKSSSRGAARGLQSPSSSAAAPEAPYAQVHKEPARPEPPEAKYQQLMCFHVYADPREEIDPSPTKPQEPIPGGPPTPGGPPTPEGPIPFYAMARGWSPRGSPEENIYSEVALAGQDVPARPPRAPQNAFSTLPPKGRPHRRLFRSVSSQDCRRRQHSAAPSTDREDTGAPSTGTQVVLSPELELDDPVYSRSTPRDLHPTAENVYEQLPGDCP